DNA from Calypte anna isolate BGI_N300 chromosome 6, bCalAnn1_v1.p, whole genome shotgun sequence:
TGACCTCATCTTCATAGCATTTCTTACTCTGTTACAGTTTAAGACTGTCCTTAATAAGGCTCAGTCATTTGTTGTGTTTAATTTAGAGAGAAATCATTTGAATTTGTTCAGCATGGCAAAGATTCTGTCTTTCTAGAGTAAGGAAACTATGAGCCATAATCTTTGGGGCAGGAGAATGTGATTTAATTCTgagcaaactaaaaaaaaataaaatgttactcTCTTTCCACAGGTGAAGTTCTAAAAAACTTAAATAAGttctacaaaagaaaagaaattcagaggCTAGGAGCAGAAAATGGATTAGATGGTAAGAAAATGttccaagatttattttttttttattttttcatgggATATCTGTTTTTATTCAGATGTGGTATTAGATTGATCTTTTATGGGTCTCACAACACTGCTGGTTTAGGTTGTCTCTGTTACCTGGTTCAAATAACTTTCATATGTACCTGTAATATCTCAAGCTCAAGTGTAGGTTTTAATGTTCTTAGTGTTCTGTTGGGTAATGGCCTTAGTGTTCTGTTGGGTATTTACAAATAAGGTTTTGTCATCACAGTCGCATTCACTTTgtgccttttttattatttttttttcttgcagctcGCCTGTTTCACCAAGCATTTATAAGCTTTAGGAAGTATATCATGGAATCCAGTTCTGTGAGTGCTGATTTGCATATTATTCTCAATGATATATGCTGTGATGCAGGCAAGTATCTGGGTGCttgtaaaatgaaatacattttttcttatttttgctgtcAGTGCTTACCTACATACCTGTGGACCCTCCTACTATTCtataaaataagttaaaaatcactgcttccccatcagaaacatttttaccCATCTTGGAGTGTTCTGTTCTTAAGTTTTcttaaatggaaacaaaagagGTAGAGGTCTTTGCAAAAAGCAGCCTGTTGTTTTATCACATCTGTTCATTGCTGAAATGGAAACAGGGCTGTTCAGTTGGTTCCTCTCAAAACTCGGTAGTCACTAGAGGGCACTTCAAGAGCTTTCTTCTGGCCAGGTGGCTTCAAGTACTTTAATACAGCTCTCTTGATGGCTCTGTTTGGCATAGTTGTGTGGTTTTAATGATGGTCATTTAAAGGTTGCAGTGGCTGTTTTGTCTTCAATGTAAATGGGTAGActacaaatttttatttttaccatcttaggaaaatgaaaatgtcttttttaattaattgtgcATAAAATTTTCCAcgtttattttttcagttccaCTCCTTATTTACTTACAGTGAGCACTGTTTATGCATGCCTTAAACATCATATACATTAGAGTGTGAAGGGTGGTTGATTGTGTCACTTTTGAAGTGTTTTAGTtgttttgcttggttgtttaatttttttacaataagTTGAGTTCattaattcttaatttaaaaacaaaaccaaaaaccaacaagcaaacaaaaaaaccacaaaaagccgcaaaagaaaacaaaacaccacaatttttttgtgtgtttgataataacatttttttcagatccaggtgttttttttagattttgtgAGAGCTGGACAATTGGAGTGTGACTTGAAATGAGACCTTTAAGGCCTCATGTCTGCTTTGCAACATTCAGAAGGGTGAACTTGGGTGTctcttaagtttttttttctacttttattttcaagtcaTTAAAACATAGGGATTGGAGACTCACAAGTTTGAACCAGCATCCCAAGTTGTAGTAGCTTAGGGAGTCTGCAAGccattctgtttttctctgtttactCATAAAAGCCTTTTAGAAgctttcattttactttattctAAGACAGCACACAACAAAAGGGTAAAAAAAGTTTATGTGAGTCTCCAATCCTTATAAAGGTACATTAAAAGTTTTATGAAGAAGCACACCTTCAAGCATGCAGACTTCTTCAAAGGGTTTGCCTTCTAGGTCACGTGGATGATCTCTTCCCGTTTTTCCTGAGGCATGCAAAGCAGATCTTTCCGATGCTGGACTGTATGGATGATCTGCGCAAGATCAGTGATTTAAGATTGCCCCCCAACTGGTCAGTGTGTTTTAAGTGGTTGCAATGCTTTCTTCTAGTGTCATAGAATTTCATAGTCTGTGCACTTAAGCTTTATGATGTATAATTGCACtatattttcagttaaatttctttgttttcacaaGAGTTTGGGTCAGGATCTCTTACCTTTGTTACAAGATATATTGCAATCAgttaaaagggaaataaaatcatATCAGTTGCTGTGTAATATGCCTTTCCAGAAATGCCTTTCCAGAAAACTGTCTGCTGGCTGTATCTGTTTGGCATGTTCAGCATGCTagaatattaaaatgttaatatatcCAAGGAGAGTGACCACAGTaaagataattattttgaaCACCCTTGGTGTCTGGAAGCACTGCATGATTTAGAAGATGATTTTATAAGACACAGTAACCTCTTTACACTGTCTCTATTTAAGAACCTGATCTTTCTGCCttcagcacacacaaaaaagtattttaaaaagtcaataaTTAGCTAACTTGCAATTTCCCCTGAATCAGTATACGGAACATCAGATAACATTCAGCCAATCTGTTTGTATGTTTTAGGTATCCAGATGCCAGGGCTATTCAGAGAAAGATAATATTCCATGCTGGTCCTACAAACAGTGGAAAAACTTACCATGCTATCCAGAGATTTTTGTCAGCAAAATCTGGAATATACTGTGGTCCCCTAAAACTTCTGGCTCATGAGATCTTCCAAAAGAGTAATGATGCTGTCAGTATGTTGTATTACTTATCTACATCCTTAGTACTGGGACAGGCTTGTGAATGCATGTTTGTAAAGTTCCTGTGAATACCAGTTGTGCATTTATACTCTAAGCATACACAATGGAGCATCATTTCCCCTAAGCACATACTCTGTGATCATGCCTGTAAGCTGCCTCCTTTATTCTGTAACTTGTCCCTCCCCAGGCTAAGCCAGGTTCTAATATTGGCTTTTTCATCATGGAAATTTCTTTTGCCTGTGACTTGAATTTTGGCTTTTATGCAAGAAATTACCTTTGCTTAACTCCTCCCAACTTTCTGCTTCAATTTTAACTGTATTTCACTCAACCATAAAAAGTTCTGCAGCTTCAGAAGTGTTGGGTTGAAGAGCAGTGCCTGTAGCAGGTCCCTAGAGGCAGATTTcatcagtcatttttttttattccttccgGCATCCTTTTGAAGGCTCCTCAGTAGTGTGTTCCCAGTTGCACAGAACTACACCAGTTCTAAAGCACTGCAATAATATATCACATGTTAATGCAGCACGGTGTGAATCACCAAATGAtcatgatttctctttttttgctaaGTCTGATTTAGAATTTGTAATTCCTGTTATTATTTCATCAAAGTAACACATGGGAAAGATTGGCTTGTCCTAGGAGGTACTGATAACATATGCTGAGTATTCTGCAGTGATGTTGCCTGCTAGTAAAGTTACTGCACTTCTTTCCCTTGTGTTTAGTGTGTGTGAGAACTTTTCATTTGGCAGCTAATGGATTGTACATAACCCTTGAGGCTCAAGCAGGGTTTCCTGCTTGTGGCTCTGCAGGTGGCTGTGGACATGGGAGGAGCAGCCATTTGCCTGATACTGGGGGAGTGTAGAATTGGCAGAGGGTGGTGCTCTCTGCTGTCTCTCACATGTAGTCCTCAGAACTCTTGCTGTGTAAGCATAAGACAGCAGGTGGGACACCCAGCAGGGCAGTCACCAAGTGCACTGGAGGAGGGAGGTGCTTGTATGGGTCCTACACTCCTGGTCCTTGCTTTGTGAGCTGCTTGTACTGCAGCTCTTCTGACAGTTCTTCAGTCAGAAGATGTGATACCTCTGAAATAACTCAGAGGAACATATAATCTCCTGCAGGATTAGAGAATGGCATCTAATTACAGGTACTACTCATTATACTCTTCAGCCTGATAGGACTGAAATACAGGGTACAAGTCTCAAAAGGCTGCATAGTAATTTTCTGGATAGCTTCCATTACACTGTCTTAGAAAGTACTTTAAGGAGCTAATTTTTTCTTCCCGTTTTGGAAAGGATATTCTGTAGTCAAGAAATTTAACATGGGTTTTCTTAATTCCTTTAGAATGTGCCATGTGACTTGCTGACAGGAGAAGAGCGTGTGTATGCCAATGAAGATGCCAGACAGGCTCCTCATATTGCTTGTACCATTGAAATGTGCAGCACTAATACTCCTTGTATGTATACATTACTGTTTCAGTCGTATCTATGATATCTTTATGTGTATCCTTGCTTGGACTCTGAAGTAGCTGAACTGTTCCTTTTAATTTGAGCAGTTTCTGAACTATGTCACAGCAGTTAATAAAACCTGGATCATTTCAGAACAGCTTTTTGTTGATAGaggattattttcatttgagcAACATTTTTAGAAAGTCTGTGActtcctttctgtgttttactGCTATCCTAGATTTTCTTCCTTGGTGCatcacaattttcttttttgtcttaaGATGAAGTGGCTGTGATTGATGAAATCCAGATGATCAGAGATCCTGCCAGAGGGTGGGCTTGGACAAGAGCCCTTCTAGGTAAGCTTGTGAATGCTGGTAATTGACTGGTTTAATATGACTGGAAATGGCACATTAAAATCAAGCTTAGTACTCAGTATGTGCATAAGTGGTTTCAATATGTGATGTAAAATAGATGTATTGTTCATATGTTGTCTCACAGCAAGTTAGATATTCTGCCTCAAATAATTTGTCTGTATGGCAGAGTTACCTGTCATGTTTTacttaatgaatatttttataactttatTCTCAATGTTATACAGATACCtcttttagttttgtttccttggaTATTGTACTTCGTGCTGCTACACTGTGCTTTCCTTTTTACATTGATTATTTCCTAAGGAGATTTTTTCATTCAGTTAAAACAACACATTTTCAGAGTTTTTGTTGTGAAAAGCTACTGTTAAATGTATGGCAACATGGTGAACATTATGTATTTTGTAGTGTTAATTTTGAATGGCTTATTAATAGAGCTGCTCTGATTTGTTAAATCCTTCCAAGAATTATATTTTGATGatttcaggattatttttttttttgaggaatttTTGAAACTAGTTTTCCCTCAGATTTTGAACAGAAGTTAGGAATCTGATTTCCCCCCCCGCCCTTTCCTTCGCTGCTTTGGATGCTGTTTATCAGGATGACTTGTCACACTTgccctacttttttttctctttttctcttctgactgCATTAGAGACCTATTCACAACATTAGAAGGTcatgcagaaaacaaagccCTTCCTTTCTACTATGGTTTGGGTCTTAGTAAAgcattaataataaaaaccaaacaaactctCTTGGTTGGTTGAGAGTGAACAAAACCTCTTGTTTTGGCTAAGGGTGAAACAGTGTATTAGCTGCTCTCTTTGCTCCACTGATGGATTTCCAAGCATCGTTTGCTGATAGGAGATCAGAAGAAGCTCTAAGGAAGTAGTGTATTGTAGGAGAGTCTCTAGGCTGCTGTCACATGTTGAAGGAGGTGAAATGCAGTTCTCATTGATAGCAagcaaaatgtaatttctggGTAACTTAATAACTAAGACTGCTGTTGTCTATAAGTATGTaatgctttgcattttatttccattggATCTGTTCAGGACTTTGTGCAGAAGAAATCCACGTTTGTGGAGAACCTGCTGCTATTGACTTGGTGACAGAGCTTATGTACACTACAGGGGAGGAAGTTGAAGTAAGCTTTTTAATTCCATAAAATTGTGGACAAAACATTTAGTTCTTCTTGctagaaaacagacaaaaattcCGATTATTTTGGGGATATCACTGATCAAAGTTATTCTTGCCATTCTTGGTAAAATTATTCTCAGTTCCTGTAAACCAAAGGAGATGCTTTCAAGTTGTtatgtttgggattttttttaatagtggtATAGTTTTGCTTAAAGAAGTGAAGTGCTTTACTGTCTTCCTCTCAGGGAATGATGCAGCAATTTAGGGACTTTGTTTAGAGTTCTGCTCTTCCTGGAGGGCACAGTGCCCTAAAGTTTGCTCAGGTTACTGTATCTCTTGATAGCAACTCCCTGTATGATGAGGAAAGGAGATAAAAGAGCTAATGCCTGCAGAAGAAAGTGATTAACTGATCTCTGAAACCTGTTTTTTACtgtgctaattttttttttatcttgggAAGATTCCTTTGTGAagagtatttaaaaacatgttaaaaatgtttagtttctttgtttcttgaaAAGGCCATCTGACTACTCCTTTAATTCTAGGTCCGAAACTATAAGAGACTCACTCCTCTGACTGTGCTGGATTATGCCTTAGAATCTTTAGATAATCTCCAGCCTGGGGACTGCATTGTCTGTTTCAGTAAGAATGACATTTACTCTGTCAGTCGACAGATTGAAGCCAGAGGATTAGAATGTGCTGTCATATATGGCAGCCTGCCACCAGGTAAAGAACTCTTCCTTTTAAGagaacatttctgctttcttagaaaaacttgaaaaattaaatagtacAGGTTTTCCTAGTTTTGCATCTCTATACagacagagaaattaattgACTTGTGTTGACTGGTGTTTTAATCTTGGGGATTTGGCCTTTGTTGTGTACTTAATATTGATCTTCAGATAGATGTAATTAAATGAGGTCTATCCACAGCtctggaaattatttaaatcCCTCCTGCACTCTTACCCAACCaatcaagtaatttttttttcccaccagcCTGTTGTAAAGGCATCAGGCttactttttgttattttaagtatttgttTTGTAAGAAGTGTTTGTTATGTGATTTGTCATTCTGTTTTAGGAACAAAACTTGAACAGGCAAAGAAATTCAATGATCCTGATGATCCATGTAAAATTTTAGTTGCTACTGATGCAATTGGAATGGGACTCAATTTGTAAGTACTTGGAGCAGGTTATTTTATgatgtatttgtgtgtgtgtgtgatacCTGCATTCCTCATTTGTTTCTCCCCAGTTTGTCTGATTTGGGTAGATATCTCCTATGTATAGATAACACAGTGCATACATTCTAGTTCTGAAGTAGTGATCAATTTGACTGGGTAGAAGtaagctttaattttaaaattgattcTAAGAATTCAGTAGCTCACTTGGCCTGGTTCTTTGTGATAGGAGGCACTGTTAAGAGCCTTTCAGTTCACTGGAGCTGATGTGCTAGGTTGTCAGAGTACCAGTGTCTTGCATTTCTGAAGTGTAGAGCAAGTCCATTTCAGTTTCAGATGTATTTTGTTGCTGAAGGCAATGCAGTCACATTGCCATGAACTGCTGAGGCAGATTGAGACAGATAGATTGGGACCCTACTAGAACATGATTGTATGTGCAGGTGATGATTCTCTTGCAGCTGACCATTAGACTTATGAGGCCCTTTTGAATATTATGTGTCTGTAGGTAGTATCTGTGTTCCCTTAAttttgagaggggaaaaaaccctcaaaaaacaaaaacaaaccaacttaAATTCTTCTTCAGTAGGTTATATATtggaaataatttgcaaaaattttttctctttttctttttttttttttttttccaaatatttcaggtgtataaaaagaataatttttaactcTATAGTAAAGCCAACTGTCAatgagaagggggaaaaggaaattgACTCCATCACAACCTCTCAGGCTCTACAAATCGCAGGCAGAGCTGGGCGTTATGGTTCATCCTTCAAACAAGGAGAAGTCACTACAATGCATCGTGATGACCTTGTGCAGCTGAAGGAAATTTTGAATGACTCTGTGCCACCTGTGAAGGTGAGAGGCTCAGTGCCCAGTTTGTACAGATGTGTTCTGGAGCTGTTTTACTATGTTCTGATCCTAAATTATTTTGACTTGTGTCTGGTTAGAAgttagtaataaaaaaatgggTTGTGTCATGCCAGAGTGACTTTGGATATATATACAATTTGTAGACTtgcaatatttaatttaaagctgctattttaagaattaaaagaattagAAGGGCAAACAGAAAAGTGCTTAAGAGATGAATGTCCTAATAAACTGGAGTCTATATGGTGGTTTGATttcttgcattttgtttttcttacattttgtttctgatgCACTAACTTAAGAACAACATTGagaattaattttgattttttttctttatttcccctTTAGGCAGCTGGCCTACATCCTACTCCTGAGCAGATAGAAATGTTTGCTTACCATCTCCCTGATGCCACTCTATCCAATCTAATTGTAAGAACATTAGCTTCTGCTTGAAAAACTCAGCACTGCTTTGGAACAAttataaaattgctttttgtatGAACATGCACTTTGAGAACCTAACAGACAGCCTTGTGTGCAGCTTTTAGTTAGGATTTTTAGTTGGATTCTTCTCTCTACCACAGCAGTGACTACAAATATGTTTAGAATGCTAACTTCTCTGTGATGTAATAAATTTGAAAAGTGTTGAAGTATCTAGATATGCTGATGTGTGTTGAAGAGTATGCAACAACCAGTATATTAAGTGCAGACTTTTTGATCTGAGGTTGAAAATATTAGAGGTAAAATTTTGAAGTattaagataaatatttttgttattattcaTATCCTAAGTATTCAGTCACATATTTAATCAAGAAGCtcagtatttctttaaagatattttaaaaaatatttcaaagatttacagtagagaaataattttgaggGCCCGTAAAAATTGCCCCTGTAACATGCAGTGGCATCTCCTGTTCCTCCAAACCTTGGATATGTTTCAGGTGTTCTTTGACCTTTTCTATTGCAATACTG
Protein-coding regions in this window:
- the SUPV3L1 gene encoding ATP-dependent RNA helicase SUPV3L1, mitochondrial isoform X3: MRSSKRNVPCDLLTGEERVYANEDARQAPHIACTIEMCSTNTPYEVAVIDEIQMIRDPARGWAWTRALLGLCAEEIHVCGEPAAIDLVTELMYTTGEEVEVRNYKRLTPLTVLDYALESLDNLQPGDCIVCFSKNDIYSVSRQIEARGLECAVIYGSLPPGTKLEQAKKFNDPDDPCKILVATDAIGMGLNLCIKRIIFNSIVKPTVNEKGEKEIDSITTSQALQIAGRAGRYGSSFKQGEVTTMHRDDLVQLKEILNDSVPPVKAAGLHPTPEQIEMFAYHLPDATLSNLIDIFVSLSQVDGLYFVCNIDDFKFLADMIQHIPLNLRSRYVFCTAPLNRKEPFVCTTLLKFARQFSRNEPLTFDWLCRHTKWPLAAPKNIKELVHLEAVHDVFDLYLWLSYRFMDMFPDAVLVRDIQKKLDDIIQIGVCNITRLIRASQSAAAPGTAEVVSEDFPLSRTKRDARVVSDRHGARSTEALSIAVGVPGERRVKNLKAYRSAARQEDLKSHGRGSLANRLLREGLLTQEMLRQLESEWQNQHRNGRYGLGSKRDDQNSSKETGKKKK
- the SUPV3L1 gene encoding ATP-dependent RNA helicase SUPV3L1, mitochondrial isoform X2 yields the protein MLDCMDDLRKISDLRLPPNWYPDARAIQRKIIFHAGPTNSGKTYHAIQRFLSAKSGIYCGPLKLLAHEIFQKSNDANVPCDLLTGEERVYANEDARQAPHIACTIEMCSTNTPYEVAVIDEIQMIRDPARGWAWTRALLGLCAEEIHVCGEPAAIDLVTELMYTTGEEVEVRNYKRLTPLTVLDYALESLDNLQPGDCIVCFSKNDIYSVSRQIEARGLECAVIYGSLPPGTKLEQAKKFNDPDDPCKILVATDAIGMGLNLCIKRIIFNSIVKPTVNEKGEKEIDSITTSQALQIAGRAGRYGSSFKQGEVTTMHRDDLVQLKEILNDSVPPVKAAGLHPTPEQIEMFAYHLPDATLSNLIDIFVSLSQVDGLYFVCNIDDFKFLADMIQHIPLNLRSRYVFCTAPLNRKEPFVCTTLLKFARQFSRNEPLTFDWLCRHTKWPLAAPKNIKELVHLEAVHDVFDLYLWLSYRFMDMFPDAVLVRDIQKKLDDIIQIGVCNITRLIRASQSAAAPGTAEVVSEDFPLSRTKRDARVVSDRHGARSTEALSIAVGVPGERRVKNLKAYRSAARQEDLKSHGRGSLANRLLREGLLTQEMLRQLESEWQNQHRNGRYGLGSKRDDQNSSKETGKKKK
- the SUPV3L1 gene encoding ATP-dependent RNA helicase SUPV3L1, mitochondrial isoform X1, encoding MRRCAWPLLRLPARAGLALRPGGAAAPPRLRPAALAASSSSSSFSSSSVGGDGSSPRAPDTSLFVPVPLKPVGDAAEEDVGAELTQPLDKGEVLKNLNKFYKRKEIQRLGAENGLDARLFHQAFISFRKYIMESSSVSADLHIILNDICCDAGHVDDLFPFFLRHAKQIFPMLDCMDDLRKISDLRLPPNWYPDARAIQRKIIFHAGPTNSGKTYHAIQRFLSAKSGIYCGPLKLLAHEIFQKSNDANVPCDLLTGEERVYANEDARQAPHIACTIEMCSTNTPYEVAVIDEIQMIRDPARGWAWTRALLGLCAEEIHVCGEPAAIDLVTELMYTTGEEVEVRNYKRLTPLTVLDYALESLDNLQPGDCIVCFSKNDIYSVSRQIEARGLECAVIYGSLPPGTKLEQAKKFNDPDDPCKILVATDAIGMGLNLCIKRIIFNSIVKPTVNEKGEKEIDSITTSQALQIAGRAGRYGSSFKQGEVTTMHRDDLVQLKEILNDSVPPVKAAGLHPTPEQIEMFAYHLPDATLSNLIDIFVSLSQVDGLYFVCNIDDFKFLADMIQHIPLNLRSRYVFCTAPLNRKEPFVCTTLLKFARQFSRNEPLTFDWLCRHTKWPLAAPKNIKELVHLEAVHDVFDLYLWLSYRFMDMFPDAVLVRDIQKKLDDIIQIGVCNITRLIRASQSAAAPGTAEVVSEDFPLSRTKRDARVVSDRHGARSTEALSIAVGVPGERRVKNLKAYRSAARQEDLKSHGRGSLANRLLREGLLTQEMLRQLESEWQNQHRNGRYGLGSKRDDQNSSKETGKKKK